The following proteins are co-located in the Megalops cyprinoides isolate fMegCyp1 chromosome 15, fMegCyp1.pri, whole genome shotgun sequence genome:
- the LOC118789768 gene encoding muscular LMNA-interacting protein isoform X2, whose amino-acid sequence MSACRRVDPSVLGDFHCSRDSVMEKLKTLCDAAKDGTQKIYRTKEDQGGNCTRHRRKGTTLPFWVAVRVSTTKLLSFTFVPVVRRLPIKNEVREKKGSPARTSNEHLAGSKEREAEDTMSEDGVFKAEVVYIGADSEEGAARGRWAQLAKDETAYRQEAQSQLKLPTVHMTQGQPTSLPISAPSENKVHLFHNTAHILTPAALEITQNNDQSNLLSNQVPEKRERRTLVSASQVAHFTELFATPASSKESVLSEDCSALHALSSEGSPVSLSRTVSPCSSIRSGAFSPSVIRVKRHSLASGSSLLQKLPSCLSLASESPSPSPCPLSPSMGRAWHRPPPTQLSLLTAILRKGRLPILSPTLQRAYSPCWPITAASLSSCNACLAASKLGSLYQGVSGAQCQSAMEEPKMDPNHTQWPVSETLKCLTPPPSPDLTEVTTIDPHVRSLSQSAKLAPVKHSTEPSQRVTSPIFKSHTASPICPQSVTNFSQPINTEGTLSQASNPVLSSSFSRLRSMSPKTGSLTCCSKGDFPALSPVPKVTFSSVPRCKEVICPSSLQNGIKGPQAAERPYSRSPACQLSPPPRASSFSPSPCTSPHFHRSPSPRPNSPSSTPECLTLSPSPVPSNRDLSPSPSLSVSSTPSPIPKSGADRAGKKRKSQLYKIKSSYKALAAIPTNTLLLEQQAIDDEVEKEGSPVDSTDKDSVLETHVEMCSPAQLRQQSEELYAAIDQVLQDPLPMRRSQSAPLSLMTSMETEAPKRFTSLPRSAGRETKYATFHLQTPGSAERSLTRPGVIRPVTVIQKLTEEEEEEEYHPNPFQQYLEEMPDDQQHELASRHMGSSAKAAGGCRSPGSPRPRGEETPPKEVPLLLITEKEQSSSPSVTDGSSKSGPSSFNSGQVKMEVHETHI is encoded by the exons GTCTCTACGACCAAGCTTCTTTCTTTTACATTTGTGCCTGTTGTGAGAAGATTGCCAATCAAAAACgaagtgagggaaaaaaagggaagtcCCGCAAGGACATCAAATGAG CATTTAGCAGGATCGAaggaaagagaagcagaggatACCATGTCAGAGGATGGAGTGTTCAAGGCAGAGGTTGTGTACATTGGTGCAGACTCTGAAGAGGGAGCAGCCAGGGGTCGCTGGGCTCAGCTGGCGAAAGACGAAACCGCCTACAGACAAGAGGCACAATCCCAG ttaaaACTACCAACTGTTCACATGACCCAAGGCCAGCCCACCTCTCTTCCAATCTCTGCCCCCTCAGAGAACAAAGTGCACCTCTTTCATAATACAGCTCACATACTGACTCCTGCTGCCTTGGAAATTACTCAAAACAATGACCAATCCAATCTCCTTTCAAACCAAGTCCctgaaaaaagggagaggaggaccCTGGTTTCAGCTTCTCAAGTGGCTCACTTCACAGAGCTCTTTGCAACGCCTGCCTCTTCAAAAGAGTCGGTCCTGTCCGAGGACTGTTCTGCCCTGCATGCTCTCTCCTCGGAGGGGTCTCCCGTCTCCCTCAGCCGTACGGTCTCCCCATGCTCCTCCATCAGGTCCGGCGCTTTTTCTCCATCTGTAATACGGGTCAAGCGCCACTCTCTGGCGTCAGGTTCCAGCTTGTTGCAGAAActgccttcctgtctctccctggcCTCTGAGAGTCCATCTCCATCACCCTGTCCCTTGTCCCCAAGCATGGGGAGGGCGTGGCACAgaccccctcccacacagctTTCCCTTCTCACTGCAATACTGAGGAAAGGTCGCCTACCCATTCTGTCCCCCACCCTGCAAAGGGCGTACTCTCCCTGCTGGCCCATCACAGCAGCCAGTTTGTCCTCCTGTAATGCCTGCTTGGCTGCTTCCAAGCTGGGCTCTTTGTATCAGGGAGTGTCAGGGGCACAATGCCAGAGTGCCATGGAGGAGCCCAAAATGGATCCCAACCACACACAATGGCCTGTGTCAGAGACCCTCAAATGTCTCACTCCTCCGCCCTCTCCTGACTTAACAGAAGTCACTACCATTGATCCTCATGTCCGATCGCTGAGCCAGTCTGCCAAACTAGCTCCAGTCAAGCATTCTACTGAACCAAGCCAAAGGGTCACCTCCCCCATCTTTAAGAGTCATACTGCTTCACCAATCTGTCCCCAATCTGTCACCAATTTTTCACAGCCGATTAACACCGAGGGGACTCTGTCCCAAGCATCTAACCCTGTGCTCTCCTCGTCCTTTTCAAGACTTCGCTCTATGTCCCCTAAAACCggctctctcacctgctgttCCAAAGGGGACTTCCCTGCACTGTCCCCAGTGCCCAAAGTCACCTTTTCTTCAGTGCCAAGGTGCAAAGAAGTTATCTGTCCTTCTTCTCTACAAAATGGCATTAAAGGCCCCCAAGCTGCAGAGAGGCCGTACTCCAGATCCCCCGCTTGCCAACTTTCCCCACCTCCTAGGGCAAGCTCTTTCTCACCTTCCCCATGCACATCGCCCCACTTCCATCGCTCGCCCTCGCCCAGACCCAACTCGCCTTCTTCCACGCCTGAGTGCCtgaccctctccccctctccggTGCCCTCCAATCGTGACCTCTCCCCTTCACCCTCTCTGTCCGTGTCCTCCACACCCTCTCCGATCCCCAAGAGCGGTGCTGACAGGGCGGGTAAAAAGAGAAAG TCCCAGCTGTACAAGATCAAGTCAAGCTACAAGGCCCTTGCAGCGATTCCCACAAACACCCTTCTGTTGGAACAGCAG GCGATAGATGACGAGGTGGAAAAAGAGGGGAGTCCAGTGGACAGCACAGACAAGGACAGTGTCTTGGAGACCCACGTGGAG ATGTGCTCTCCAGCTCAGCTCAGACAGCAGTCTGAAGAACTGTATGCTGCCATTGATCAAGTCTTACAAGACCCACTTCCTATG cGTCGATCGCAGTCCGCTCCGTTGTCCCTGATGACGTCAATGGAGACAGAGGCACCCAAG AGATTTACATCATTACCAAGATCAGCTGGACGAGAAACCAAATAT GCAACCTTCCACCTGCAAACACCTGGTTCTGCTGAAAGAAGTCTG ACAAGGCCAGGAGTTATACGGCCTGTGACTGTTATTCAAAAATtaactgaggaagaggaagaagaagagtaTCATCCAAACCCCTTCCAGCAATACCTTGAGGAGATGCCAGATGACCAACAACACGAG CTGGCGAGCAGACACATGGGGAGCAGTGCAAAAGCAGCAGGGGGCTGCAGAAGTCCCGGGAGCCCGAGACCGCGTGGAGAGGAGACTCCTCCGAAAGAAGTGCCCCTTCTCCTGATAACTGAAAAAGAACAGAGCAGCTCTCCCTCAGTGACTGATGGATCCTCAAAAAGTGGGCCCAGCTCATTTAATTCTGGGCAGGTGAAAATGGAAGTTCACGAAACTCACATTTAG
- the LOC118789768 gene encoding mucin-17 isoform X1 has product MSACRRVDPSVLGDFHCSRDSVMEKLKTLCDAAKDGTQKIYRTKEDQGGNCTRHRRKGTTLPFWVAVRVSTTKLLSFTFVPVVRRLPIKNEVREKKGSPARTSNEHLAGSKEREAEDTMSEDGVFKAEVVYIGADSEEGAARGRWAQLAKDETAYRQEAQSQLKLPTVHMTQGQPTSLPISAPSENKVHLFHNTAHILTPAALEITQNNDQSNLLSNQVPEKRERRTLVSASQVAHFTELFATPASSKESVLSEDCSALHALSSEGSPVSLSRTVSPCSSIRSGAFSPSVIRVKRHSLASGSSLLQKLPSCLSLASESPSPSPCPLSPSMGRAWHRPPPTQLSLLTAILRKGRLPILSPTLQRAYSPCWPITAASLSSCNACLAASKLGSLYQGVSGAQCQSAMEEPKMDPNHTQWPVSETLKCLTPPPSPDLTEVTTIDPHVRSLSQSAKLAPVKHSTEPSQRVTSPIFKSHTASPICPQSVTNFSQPINTEGTLSQASNPVLSSSFSRLRSMSPKTGSLTCCSKGDFPALSPVPKVTFSSVPRCKEVICPSSLQNGIKGPQAAERPYSRSPACQLSPPPRASSFSPSPCTSPHFHRSPSPRPNSPSSTPECLTLSPSPVPSNRDLSPSPSLSVSSTPSPIPKSGADRAGKKRKSQLYKIKSSYKALAAIPTNTLLLEQQAIDDEVEKEGSPVDSTDKDSVLETHVEMCSPAQLRQQSEELYAAIDQVLQDPLPMRRSQSAPLSLMTSMETEAPKRFTSLPRSAGRETKYATFHLQTPGSAERSLTRPGVIRPVTVIQKLTEEEEEEEYHPNPFQQYLEEMPDDQQHEPQHAIVTIHENEALSSNELASRHMGSSAKAAGGCRSPGSPRPRGEETPPKEVPLLLITEKEQSSSPSVTDGSSKSGPSSFNSGQVKMEVHETHI; this is encoded by the exons GTCTCTACGACCAAGCTTCTTTCTTTTACATTTGTGCCTGTTGTGAGAAGATTGCCAATCAAAAACgaagtgagggaaaaaaagggaagtcCCGCAAGGACATCAAATGAG CATTTAGCAGGATCGAaggaaagagaagcagaggatACCATGTCAGAGGATGGAGTGTTCAAGGCAGAGGTTGTGTACATTGGTGCAGACTCTGAAGAGGGAGCAGCCAGGGGTCGCTGGGCTCAGCTGGCGAAAGACGAAACCGCCTACAGACAAGAGGCACAATCCCAG ttaaaACTACCAACTGTTCACATGACCCAAGGCCAGCCCACCTCTCTTCCAATCTCTGCCCCCTCAGAGAACAAAGTGCACCTCTTTCATAATACAGCTCACATACTGACTCCTGCTGCCTTGGAAATTACTCAAAACAATGACCAATCCAATCTCCTTTCAAACCAAGTCCctgaaaaaagggagaggaggaccCTGGTTTCAGCTTCTCAAGTGGCTCACTTCACAGAGCTCTTTGCAACGCCTGCCTCTTCAAAAGAGTCGGTCCTGTCCGAGGACTGTTCTGCCCTGCATGCTCTCTCCTCGGAGGGGTCTCCCGTCTCCCTCAGCCGTACGGTCTCCCCATGCTCCTCCATCAGGTCCGGCGCTTTTTCTCCATCTGTAATACGGGTCAAGCGCCACTCTCTGGCGTCAGGTTCCAGCTTGTTGCAGAAActgccttcctgtctctccctggcCTCTGAGAGTCCATCTCCATCACCCTGTCCCTTGTCCCCAAGCATGGGGAGGGCGTGGCACAgaccccctcccacacagctTTCCCTTCTCACTGCAATACTGAGGAAAGGTCGCCTACCCATTCTGTCCCCCACCCTGCAAAGGGCGTACTCTCCCTGCTGGCCCATCACAGCAGCCAGTTTGTCCTCCTGTAATGCCTGCTTGGCTGCTTCCAAGCTGGGCTCTTTGTATCAGGGAGTGTCAGGGGCACAATGCCAGAGTGCCATGGAGGAGCCCAAAATGGATCCCAACCACACACAATGGCCTGTGTCAGAGACCCTCAAATGTCTCACTCCTCCGCCCTCTCCTGACTTAACAGAAGTCACTACCATTGATCCTCATGTCCGATCGCTGAGCCAGTCTGCCAAACTAGCTCCAGTCAAGCATTCTACTGAACCAAGCCAAAGGGTCACCTCCCCCATCTTTAAGAGTCATACTGCTTCACCAATCTGTCCCCAATCTGTCACCAATTTTTCACAGCCGATTAACACCGAGGGGACTCTGTCCCAAGCATCTAACCCTGTGCTCTCCTCGTCCTTTTCAAGACTTCGCTCTATGTCCCCTAAAACCggctctctcacctgctgttCCAAAGGGGACTTCCCTGCACTGTCCCCAGTGCCCAAAGTCACCTTTTCTTCAGTGCCAAGGTGCAAAGAAGTTATCTGTCCTTCTTCTCTACAAAATGGCATTAAAGGCCCCCAAGCTGCAGAGAGGCCGTACTCCAGATCCCCCGCTTGCCAACTTTCCCCACCTCCTAGGGCAAGCTCTTTCTCACCTTCCCCATGCACATCGCCCCACTTCCATCGCTCGCCCTCGCCCAGACCCAACTCGCCTTCTTCCACGCCTGAGTGCCtgaccctctccccctctccggTGCCCTCCAATCGTGACCTCTCCCCTTCACCCTCTCTGTCCGTGTCCTCCACACCCTCTCCGATCCCCAAGAGCGGTGCTGACAGGGCGGGTAAAAAGAGAAAG TCCCAGCTGTACAAGATCAAGTCAAGCTACAAGGCCCTTGCAGCGATTCCCACAAACACCCTTCTGTTGGAACAGCAG GCGATAGATGACGAGGTGGAAAAAGAGGGGAGTCCAGTGGACAGCACAGACAAGGACAGTGTCTTGGAGACCCACGTGGAG ATGTGCTCTCCAGCTCAGCTCAGACAGCAGTCTGAAGAACTGTATGCTGCCATTGATCAAGTCTTACAAGACCCACTTCCTATG cGTCGATCGCAGTCCGCTCCGTTGTCCCTGATGACGTCAATGGAGACAGAGGCACCCAAG AGATTTACATCATTACCAAGATCAGCTGGACGAGAAACCAAATAT GCAACCTTCCACCTGCAAACACCTGGTTCTGCTGAAAGAAGTCTG ACAAGGCCAGGAGTTATACGGCCTGTGACTGTTATTCAAAAATtaactgaggaagaggaagaagaagagtaTCATCCAAACCCCTTCCAGCAATACCTTGAGGAGATGCCAGATGACCAACAACACGAG CCTCAGCACGCTATTGTGACCATCCACGAAAACGAGGCCCTGAGCTCCAATGAG CTGGCGAGCAGACACATGGGGAGCAGTGCAAAAGCAGCAGGGGGCTGCAGAAGTCCCGGGAGCCCGAGACCGCGTGGAGAGGAGACTCCTCCGAAAGAAGTGCCCCTTCTCCTGATAACTGAAAAAGAACAGAGCAGCTCTCCCTCAGTGACTGATGGATCCTCAAAAAGTGGGCCCAGCTCATTTAATTCTGGGCAGGTGAAAATGGAAGTTCACGAAACTCACATTTAG
- the LOC118789768 gene encoding muscular LMNA-interacting protein isoform X4, with amino-acid sequence MSACRRVDPSVLGDFHCSRDSVMEKLKTLCDAAKDGTQKIYRTKEDQGGNCTRHRRKGTTLPFWVAVRVSTTKLLSFTFVPVVRRLPIKNEVREKKGSPARTSNEHLAGSKEREAEDTMSEDGVFKAEVVYIGADSEEGAARGRWAQLAKDETAYRQEAQSQLKLPTVHMTQGQPTSLPISAPSENKVHLFHNTAHILTPAALEITQNNDQSNLLSNQVPEKRERRTLVSASQVAHFTELFATPASSKESVLSEDCSALHALSSEGSPVSLSRTVSPCSSIRSGAFSPSVIRVKRHSLASGSSLLQKLPSCLSLASESPSPSPCPLSPSMGRAWHRPPPTQLSLLTAILRKGRLPILSPTLQRAYSPCWPITAASLSSCNACLAASKLGSLYQGVSGAQCQSAMEEPKMDPNHTQWPVSETLKCLTPPPSPDLTEVTTIDPHVRSLSQSAKLAPVKHSTEPSQRVTSPIFKSHTASPICPQSVTNFSQPINTEGTLSQASNPVLSSSFSRLRSMSPKTGSLTCCSKGDFPALSPVPKVTFSSVPRCKEVICPSSLQNGIKGPQAAERPYSRSPACQLSPPPRASSFSPSPCTSPHFHRSPSPRPNSPSSTPECLTLSPSPVPSNRDLSPSPSLSVSSTPSPIPKSGADRAGKKRKSQLYKIKSSYKALAAIPTNTLLLEQQAIDDEVEKEGSPVDSTDKDSVLETHVEMCSPAQLRQQSEELYAAIDQVLQDPLPMRRSQSAPLSLMTSMETEAPKRFTSLPRSAGRETKYATFHLQTPGSAERSLTRPGVIRPVTVIQKLTEEEEEEEYHPNPFQQYLEEMPDDQQHEQLIKFPEVSFFHRIDNKVSPA; translated from the exons GTCTCTACGACCAAGCTTCTTTCTTTTACATTTGTGCCTGTTGTGAGAAGATTGCCAATCAAAAACgaagtgagggaaaaaaagggaagtcCCGCAAGGACATCAAATGAG CATTTAGCAGGATCGAaggaaagagaagcagaggatACCATGTCAGAGGATGGAGTGTTCAAGGCAGAGGTTGTGTACATTGGTGCAGACTCTGAAGAGGGAGCAGCCAGGGGTCGCTGGGCTCAGCTGGCGAAAGACGAAACCGCCTACAGACAAGAGGCACAATCCCAG ttaaaACTACCAACTGTTCACATGACCCAAGGCCAGCCCACCTCTCTTCCAATCTCTGCCCCCTCAGAGAACAAAGTGCACCTCTTTCATAATACAGCTCACATACTGACTCCTGCTGCCTTGGAAATTACTCAAAACAATGACCAATCCAATCTCCTTTCAAACCAAGTCCctgaaaaaagggagaggaggaccCTGGTTTCAGCTTCTCAAGTGGCTCACTTCACAGAGCTCTTTGCAACGCCTGCCTCTTCAAAAGAGTCGGTCCTGTCCGAGGACTGTTCTGCCCTGCATGCTCTCTCCTCGGAGGGGTCTCCCGTCTCCCTCAGCCGTACGGTCTCCCCATGCTCCTCCATCAGGTCCGGCGCTTTTTCTCCATCTGTAATACGGGTCAAGCGCCACTCTCTGGCGTCAGGTTCCAGCTTGTTGCAGAAActgccttcctgtctctccctggcCTCTGAGAGTCCATCTCCATCACCCTGTCCCTTGTCCCCAAGCATGGGGAGGGCGTGGCACAgaccccctcccacacagctTTCCCTTCTCACTGCAATACTGAGGAAAGGTCGCCTACCCATTCTGTCCCCCACCCTGCAAAGGGCGTACTCTCCCTGCTGGCCCATCACAGCAGCCAGTTTGTCCTCCTGTAATGCCTGCTTGGCTGCTTCCAAGCTGGGCTCTTTGTATCAGGGAGTGTCAGGGGCACAATGCCAGAGTGCCATGGAGGAGCCCAAAATGGATCCCAACCACACACAATGGCCTGTGTCAGAGACCCTCAAATGTCTCACTCCTCCGCCCTCTCCTGACTTAACAGAAGTCACTACCATTGATCCTCATGTCCGATCGCTGAGCCAGTCTGCCAAACTAGCTCCAGTCAAGCATTCTACTGAACCAAGCCAAAGGGTCACCTCCCCCATCTTTAAGAGTCATACTGCTTCACCAATCTGTCCCCAATCTGTCACCAATTTTTCACAGCCGATTAACACCGAGGGGACTCTGTCCCAAGCATCTAACCCTGTGCTCTCCTCGTCCTTTTCAAGACTTCGCTCTATGTCCCCTAAAACCggctctctcacctgctgttCCAAAGGGGACTTCCCTGCACTGTCCCCAGTGCCCAAAGTCACCTTTTCTTCAGTGCCAAGGTGCAAAGAAGTTATCTGTCCTTCTTCTCTACAAAATGGCATTAAAGGCCCCCAAGCTGCAGAGAGGCCGTACTCCAGATCCCCCGCTTGCCAACTTTCCCCACCTCCTAGGGCAAGCTCTTTCTCACCTTCCCCATGCACATCGCCCCACTTCCATCGCTCGCCCTCGCCCAGACCCAACTCGCCTTCTTCCACGCCTGAGTGCCtgaccctctccccctctccggTGCCCTCCAATCGTGACCTCTCCCCTTCACCCTCTCTGTCCGTGTCCTCCACACCCTCTCCGATCCCCAAGAGCGGTGCTGACAGGGCGGGTAAAAAGAGAAAG TCCCAGCTGTACAAGATCAAGTCAAGCTACAAGGCCCTTGCAGCGATTCCCACAAACACCCTTCTGTTGGAACAGCAG GCGATAGATGACGAGGTGGAAAAAGAGGGGAGTCCAGTGGACAGCACAGACAAGGACAGTGTCTTGGAGACCCACGTGGAG ATGTGCTCTCCAGCTCAGCTCAGACAGCAGTCTGAAGAACTGTATGCTGCCATTGATCAAGTCTTACAAGACCCACTTCCTATG cGTCGATCGCAGTCCGCTCCGTTGTCCCTGATGACGTCAATGGAGACAGAGGCACCCAAG AGATTTACATCATTACCAAGATCAGCTGGACGAGAAACCAAATAT GCAACCTTCCACCTGCAAACACCTGGTTCTGCTGAAAGAAGTCTG ACAAGGCCAGGAGTTATACGGCCTGTGACTGTTATTCAAAAATtaactgaggaagaggaagaagaagagtaTCATCCAAACCCCTTCCAGCAATACCTTGAGGAGATGCCAGATGACCAACAACACGAG CAGCTAATCAAGTTTCCCGAGGTAAGTTTCTTTCACAGAATTGACAACAAGGTGTCACCTGCTTAG
- the LOC118789768 gene encoding mucin-17 isoform X3 yields MSACRRVDPSVLGDFHCSRDSVMEKLKTLCDAAKDGTQKVSTTKLLSFTFVPVVRRLPIKNEVREKKGSPARTSNEHLAGSKEREAEDTMSEDGVFKAEVVYIGADSEEGAARGRWAQLAKDETAYRQEAQSQLKLPTVHMTQGQPTSLPISAPSENKVHLFHNTAHILTPAALEITQNNDQSNLLSNQVPEKRERRTLVSASQVAHFTELFATPASSKESVLSEDCSALHALSSEGSPVSLSRTVSPCSSIRSGAFSPSVIRVKRHSLASGSSLLQKLPSCLSLASESPSPSPCPLSPSMGRAWHRPPPTQLSLLTAILRKGRLPILSPTLQRAYSPCWPITAASLSSCNACLAASKLGSLYQGVSGAQCQSAMEEPKMDPNHTQWPVSETLKCLTPPPSPDLTEVTTIDPHVRSLSQSAKLAPVKHSTEPSQRVTSPIFKSHTASPICPQSVTNFSQPINTEGTLSQASNPVLSSSFSRLRSMSPKTGSLTCCSKGDFPALSPVPKVTFSSVPRCKEVICPSSLQNGIKGPQAAERPYSRSPACQLSPPPRASSFSPSPCTSPHFHRSPSPRPNSPSSTPECLTLSPSPVPSNRDLSPSPSLSVSSTPSPIPKSGADRAGKKRKSQLYKIKSSYKALAAIPTNTLLLEQQAIDDEVEKEGSPVDSTDKDSVLETHVEMCSPAQLRQQSEELYAAIDQVLQDPLPMRRSQSAPLSLMTSMETEAPKRFTSLPRSAGRETKYATFHLQTPGSAERSLTRPGVIRPVTVIQKLTEEEEEEEYHPNPFQQYLEEMPDDQQHEPQHAIVTIHENEALSSNELASRHMGSSAKAAGGCRSPGSPRPRGEETPPKEVPLLLITEKEQSSSPSVTDGSSKSGPSSFNSGQVKMEVHETHI; encoded by the exons GTCTCTACGACCAAGCTTCTTTCTTTTACATTTGTGCCTGTTGTGAGAAGATTGCCAATCAAAAACgaagtgagggaaaaaaagggaagtcCCGCAAGGACATCAAATGAG CATTTAGCAGGATCGAaggaaagagaagcagaggatACCATGTCAGAGGATGGAGTGTTCAAGGCAGAGGTTGTGTACATTGGTGCAGACTCTGAAGAGGGAGCAGCCAGGGGTCGCTGGGCTCAGCTGGCGAAAGACGAAACCGCCTACAGACAAGAGGCACAATCCCAG ttaaaACTACCAACTGTTCACATGACCCAAGGCCAGCCCACCTCTCTTCCAATCTCTGCCCCCTCAGAGAACAAAGTGCACCTCTTTCATAATACAGCTCACATACTGACTCCTGCTGCCTTGGAAATTACTCAAAACAATGACCAATCCAATCTCCTTTCAAACCAAGTCCctgaaaaaagggagaggaggaccCTGGTTTCAGCTTCTCAAGTGGCTCACTTCACAGAGCTCTTTGCAACGCCTGCCTCTTCAAAAGAGTCGGTCCTGTCCGAGGACTGTTCTGCCCTGCATGCTCTCTCCTCGGAGGGGTCTCCCGTCTCCCTCAGCCGTACGGTCTCCCCATGCTCCTCCATCAGGTCCGGCGCTTTTTCTCCATCTGTAATACGGGTCAAGCGCCACTCTCTGGCGTCAGGTTCCAGCTTGTTGCAGAAActgccttcctgtctctccctggcCTCTGAGAGTCCATCTCCATCACCCTGTCCCTTGTCCCCAAGCATGGGGAGGGCGTGGCACAgaccccctcccacacagctTTCCCTTCTCACTGCAATACTGAGGAAAGGTCGCCTACCCATTCTGTCCCCCACCCTGCAAAGGGCGTACTCTCCCTGCTGGCCCATCACAGCAGCCAGTTTGTCCTCCTGTAATGCCTGCTTGGCTGCTTCCAAGCTGGGCTCTTTGTATCAGGGAGTGTCAGGGGCACAATGCCAGAGTGCCATGGAGGAGCCCAAAATGGATCCCAACCACACACAATGGCCTGTGTCAGAGACCCTCAAATGTCTCACTCCTCCGCCCTCTCCTGACTTAACAGAAGTCACTACCATTGATCCTCATGTCCGATCGCTGAGCCAGTCTGCCAAACTAGCTCCAGTCAAGCATTCTACTGAACCAAGCCAAAGGGTCACCTCCCCCATCTTTAAGAGTCATACTGCTTCACCAATCTGTCCCCAATCTGTCACCAATTTTTCACAGCCGATTAACACCGAGGGGACTCTGTCCCAAGCATCTAACCCTGTGCTCTCCTCGTCCTTTTCAAGACTTCGCTCTATGTCCCCTAAAACCggctctctcacctgctgttCCAAAGGGGACTTCCCTGCACTGTCCCCAGTGCCCAAAGTCACCTTTTCTTCAGTGCCAAGGTGCAAAGAAGTTATCTGTCCTTCTTCTCTACAAAATGGCATTAAAGGCCCCCAAGCTGCAGAGAGGCCGTACTCCAGATCCCCCGCTTGCCAACTTTCCCCACCTCCTAGGGCAAGCTCTTTCTCACCTTCCCCATGCACATCGCCCCACTTCCATCGCTCGCCCTCGCCCAGACCCAACTCGCCTTCTTCCACGCCTGAGTGCCtgaccctctccccctctccggTGCCCTCCAATCGTGACCTCTCCCCTTCACCCTCTCTGTCCGTGTCCTCCACACCCTCTCCGATCCCCAAGAGCGGTGCTGACAGGGCGGGTAAAAAGAGAAAG TCCCAGCTGTACAAGATCAAGTCAAGCTACAAGGCCCTTGCAGCGATTCCCACAAACACCCTTCTGTTGGAACAGCAG GCGATAGATGACGAGGTGGAAAAAGAGGGGAGTCCAGTGGACAGCACAGACAAGGACAGTGTCTTGGAGACCCACGTGGAG ATGTGCTCTCCAGCTCAGCTCAGACAGCAGTCTGAAGAACTGTATGCTGCCATTGATCAAGTCTTACAAGACCCACTTCCTATG cGTCGATCGCAGTCCGCTCCGTTGTCCCTGATGACGTCAATGGAGACAGAGGCACCCAAG AGATTTACATCATTACCAAGATCAGCTGGACGAGAAACCAAATAT GCAACCTTCCACCTGCAAACACCTGGTTCTGCTGAAAGAAGTCTG ACAAGGCCAGGAGTTATACGGCCTGTGACTGTTATTCAAAAATtaactgaggaagaggaagaagaagagtaTCATCCAAACCCCTTCCAGCAATACCTTGAGGAGATGCCAGATGACCAACAACACGAG CCTCAGCACGCTATTGTGACCATCCACGAAAACGAGGCCCTGAGCTCCAATGAG CTGGCGAGCAGACACATGGGGAGCAGTGCAAAAGCAGCAGGGGGCTGCAGAAGTCCCGGGAGCCCGAGACCGCGTGGAGAGGAGACTCCTCCGAAAGAAGTGCCCCTTCTCCTGATAACTGAAAAAGAACAGAGCAGCTCTCCCTCAGTGACTGATGGATCCTCAAAAAGTGGGCCCAGCTCATTTAATTCTGGGCAGGTGAAAATGGAAGTTCACGAAACTCACATTTAG